In Clupea harengus chromosome 1, Ch_v2.0.2, whole genome shotgun sequence, one DNA window encodes the following:
- the slc25a39 gene encoding solute carrier family 25 member 39 isoform X3, translating into MGERPDVSPQAGITPVQQMLASGTGALLTSLFVTPLDVVKIRLQAQQTPFHQALASDTVSWTRVIRPSKWKCFLYCNGLMDHVYVCQNGTGCSSWYKTPTHFSGTLDAFVKITRHEGVRSLWSGLPPTLVMAVPATIIYFTCYDQLRDFLRYGMGYQGNHVPLIAGGLARLGAVTVISPLELIRTKMQSRRLSYRELRVCIRSSVAQDGWLSLWRGWGPTVLRDVPFSALYWFNYELVKGHLSDNYRVPHSPFAISFTSGAISGAIAAVMTLPFDVVKTRRQIELGEMETRTASLKKASSTWHIMKTICAESGYKGLFAGFLPRVIKVAPACAVMISSYEFGKAFFQKHNLACEQQGI; encoded by the exons ATGGGGGAGCGGCCTGATGTCAGTCCCCAAGCGGGGATTACCCCTGTGCAGCAGATGCTAGCCTCAGGCACAGGGGCCCTCTTAACATCCCTGTTTG TAACTCCCCTGGATGTTGTCAAGATCAGACTACAGGCCCAACAGACTCCTTTCCACCAAG CCTTGGCATCTGACACTGTTTCCTGGACCAGGGTTATCCGACCCTCAAAGT GGAAGTGCTTCCTGTATTGTAATGGACTCATGGACCACGTTTACGTCTGTCAGAATGGCACAGGCTGTTCCAGCTGGTACAAAACCCCAACCCACTTCAGTGGGACATTG GACGCCTTTGTGAAGATCACACGGCACGAGGGCGTCAGGTCTCTCTGGAGTGGCCTTCCGCCTACACT GGTAATGGCTGTACCTGCCACCATCATATACTTCACCTGCTACGACCAGCTGAGGGACTTCCTGCGCTATGGCATGGGTTACCAAGGCAACCATGTGCCCCTCATCGCAGGAGGCTTGGCCAGAT TGGGTGCCGTGACTGTGATCAGTCCGCTGGAGCTGATCCGCACTAAGATGCAGTCTCGCCGGCTGTCCTACAGGGAGCTGCGGGTGTGCATCCGCTCGTCGGTGGCCCAGGACGGCTGGCTGTCCCTCTGGAGAGGCTGGGGGCCCACTGTCCTCAGGGACGTGCCTTTCTCAG ccCTGTACTGGTTCAACTATGAGCTGGTGAAAGGCCACCTGTCTGACAACTACAGAGTCCCTCATTCACCCTTTGCCATCAGCTTTACTTCCGGGGCCATCTCAGGAGCT attgcTGCAGTGATGACCCTGCCCTTTGACGTGGTGAAGACCAGAAGGCAGATTGAGCTGGGGGAGATGGAGACGCGGACAG cctcCTTGAAGAAGGCGTCCTCCACATGGCACATCATGAAGACTATCTGTGCAGAGTCCGGGTATAAGGGGTTATTCGCTG GCTTTCTTCCGCGGGTCATCAAAGTAGCCCCAGCCTGCGCAGTTATGATCAGTTCTTATGAGTTTGGCAAAGCCTTCTTCCAGAAGCACAATCTGGCCTGTGAGCAGCAGGGGATCTAA
- the slc25a39 gene encoding solute carrier family 25 member 39 isoform X2 has protein sequence MNNNRTTTLASRGQSSPVPVVTCTFEVAVMGERPDVSPQAGITPVQQMLASGTGALLTSLFVTPLDVVKIRLQAQQTPFHQGKCFLYCNGLMDHVYVCQNGTGCSSWYKTPTHFSGTLDAFVKITRHEGVRSLWSGLPPTLVMAVPATIIYFTCYDQLRDFLRYGMGYQGNHVPLIAGGLARLGAVTVISPLELIRTKMQSRRLSYRELRVCIRSSVAQDGWLSLWRGWGPTVLRDVPFSALYWFNYELVKGHLSDNYRVPHSPFAISFTSGAISGAIAAVMTLPFDVVKTRRQIELGEMETRTASLKKASSTWHIMKTICAESGYKGLFAGFLPRVIKVAPACAVMISSYEFGKAFFQKHNLACEQQGI, from the exons ATGAACAATAACAGAACAACAACACTTGCTTCAAGAGGACAGAGCTCTCCAGTTCCAGTGGTGACGTGTACATTTGAG GTTGCCGTGATGGGGGAGCGGCCTGATGTCAGTCCCCAAGCGGGGATTACCCCTGTGCAGCAGATGCTAGCCTCAGGCACAGGGGCCCTCTTAACATCCCTGTTTG TAACTCCCCTGGATGTTGTCAAGATCAGACTACAGGCCCAACAGACTCCTTTCCACCAAG GGAAGTGCTTCCTGTATTGTAATGGACTCATGGACCACGTTTACGTCTGTCAGAATGGCACAGGCTGTTCCAGCTGGTACAAAACCCCAACCCACTTCAGTGGGACATTG GACGCCTTTGTGAAGATCACACGGCACGAGGGCGTCAGGTCTCTCTGGAGTGGCCTTCCGCCTACACT GGTAATGGCTGTACCTGCCACCATCATATACTTCACCTGCTACGACCAGCTGAGGGACTTCCTGCGCTATGGCATGGGTTACCAAGGCAACCATGTGCCCCTCATCGCAGGAGGCTTGGCCAGAT TGGGTGCCGTGACTGTGATCAGTCCGCTGGAGCTGATCCGCACTAAGATGCAGTCTCGCCGGCTGTCCTACAGGGAGCTGCGGGTGTGCATCCGCTCGTCGGTGGCCCAGGACGGCTGGCTGTCCCTCTGGAGAGGCTGGGGGCCCACTGTCCTCAGGGACGTGCCTTTCTCAG ccCTGTACTGGTTCAACTATGAGCTGGTGAAAGGCCACCTGTCTGACAACTACAGAGTCCCTCATTCACCCTTTGCCATCAGCTTTACTTCCGGGGCCATCTCAGGAGCT attgcTGCAGTGATGACCCTGCCCTTTGACGTGGTGAAGACCAGAAGGCAGATTGAGCTGGGGGAGATGGAGACGCGGACAG cctcCTTGAAGAAGGCGTCCTCCACATGGCACATCATGAAGACTATCTGTGCAGAGTCCGGGTATAAGGGGTTATTCGCTG GCTTTCTTCCGCGGGTCATCAAAGTAGCCCCAGCCTGCGCAGTTATGATCAGTTCTTATGAGTTTGGCAAAGCCTTCTTCCAGAAGCACAATCTGGCCTGTGAGCAGCAGGGGATCTAA
- the slc25a39 gene encoding solute carrier family 25 member 39 isoform X1 gives MNNNRTTTLASRGQSSPVPVVTCTFEVAVMGERPDVSPQAGITPVQQMLASGTGALLTSLFVTPLDVVKIRLQAQQTPFHQALASDTVSWTRVIRPSKWKCFLYCNGLMDHVYVCQNGTGCSSWYKTPTHFSGTLDAFVKITRHEGVRSLWSGLPPTLVMAVPATIIYFTCYDQLRDFLRYGMGYQGNHVPLIAGGLARLGAVTVISPLELIRTKMQSRRLSYRELRVCIRSSVAQDGWLSLWRGWGPTVLRDVPFSALYWFNYELVKGHLSDNYRVPHSPFAISFTSGAISGAIAAVMTLPFDVVKTRRQIELGEMETRTASLKKASSTWHIMKTICAESGYKGLFAGFLPRVIKVAPACAVMISSYEFGKAFFQKHNLACEQQGI, from the exons ATGAACAATAACAGAACAACAACACTTGCTTCAAGAGGACAGAGCTCTCCAGTTCCAGTGGTGACGTGTACATTTGAG GTTGCCGTGATGGGGGAGCGGCCTGATGTCAGTCCCCAAGCGGGGATTACCCCTGTGCAGCAGATGCTAGCCTCAGGCACAGGGGCCCTCTTAACATCCCTGTTTG TAACTCCCCTGGATGTTGTCAAGATCAGACTACAGGCCCAACAGACTCCTTTCCACCAAG CCTTGGCATCTGACACTGTTTCCTGGACCAGGGTTATCCGACCCTCAAAGT GGAAGTGCTTCCTGTATTGTAATGGACTCATGGACCACGTTTACGTCTGTCAGAATGGCACAGGCTGTTCCAGCTGGTACAAAACCCCAACCCACTTCAGTGGGACATTG GACGCCTTTGTGAAGATCACACGGCACGAGGGCGTCAGGTCTCTCTGGAGTGGCCTTCCGCCTACACT GGTAATGGCTGTACCTGCCACCATCATATACTTCACCTGCTACGACCAGCTGAGGGACTTCCTGCGCTATGGCATGGGTTACCAAGGCAACCATGTGCCCCTCATCGCAGGAGGCTTGGCCAGAT TGGGTGCCGTGACTGTGATCAGTCCGCTGGAGCTGATCCGCACTAAGATGCAGTCTCGCCGGCTGTCCTACAGGGAGCTGCGGGTGTGCATCCGCTCGTCGGTGGCCCAGGACGGCTGGCTGTCCCTCTGGAGAGGCTGGGGGCCCACTGTCCTCAGGGACGTGCCTTTCTCAG ccCTGTACTGGTTCAACTATGAGCTGGTGAAAGGCCACCTGTCTGACAACTACAGAGTCCCTCATTCACCCTTTGCCATCAGCTTTACTTCCGGGGCCATCTCAGGAGCT attgcTGCAGTGATGACCCTGCCCTTTGACGTGGTGAAGACCAGAAGGCAGATTGAGCTGGGGGAGATGGAGACGCGGACAG cctcCTTGAAGAAGGCGTCCTCCACATGGCACATCATGAAGACTATCTGTGCAGAGTCCGGGTATAAGGGGTTATTCGCTG GCTTTCTTCCGCGGGTCATCAAAGTAGCCCCAGCCTGCGCAGTTATGATCAGTTCTTATGAGTTTGGCAAAGCCTTCTTCCAGAAGCACAATCTGGCCTGTGAGCAGCAGGGGATCTAA